From Schistocerca americana isolate TAMUIC-IGC-003095 chromosome 9, iqSchAmer2.1, whole genome shotgun sequence, the proteins below share one genomic window:
- the LOC124550826 gene encoding longitudinals lacking protein, isoforms H/M/V-like, producing MDVHLRWNNHQTTLLSVFSSLLDNGDLVDCTISAEGQYFKAHRVILSACSPYFELIFSQHHEKHPVVILPDVKFQILKALMEYMYSGEVKVPQNKLCTILKLAETLQIKGLSFAGDGEMKNKLGHRRRNESTILHEQHGFGKHLCEPRHGSQVEQKGDVSSPHTLEKECSEDIDSHLPAAQESETDSSTYVSHEKPVDEPAMSQDVSDTEAFNVFECSSLTKILTKSNTRVSGILLNPVSSSLDSNESPGTSRENIGEQRMTSCGPSARNKAGGSRW from the exons CTGAGATGGAATAACCATCAGACTACACTATTATCTGTCTTCAGCTCCCTTCTAGATAATGGGGATCTGGTAGATTGCACAATAAGTGCTGAAGGTCAATATTTCAAAGCACATAGGGTGATTCTCTCAGCCTGCAGTCCATATTTTGAATTAATATTCAGCCAACATCATGAGAAGCATCCAGTTGTTATACTGCCAGATGTAAAGTTTCAAATTTTGAAGGCTCTGATGGAGTATATGTACTCTGGAGAAGTGAAGGTCCCACAGAATAAGCTCTGTACCATCCTTAAACTTGCCGAGACTCTACAGATTAAGGGCCTGTCATTTGCTGGTGATGGAGAAATGAAAAACAAACTTGGGCATAGGAGAAGGAATGAGTCTACCATTCTCCATGAACAACACGGTTTTGGTAAACATCTGTGTGAACCCAGACACGGTTCTCAAGTTGAGCAGAAAGGAGATGTTTCCTCACCACACACCTTAGAAAAGGAATGCTCTGAAGACATTGATTCCCATCTGCCGGCTGCTCAGGAAAGTGAGACTGATAGTTCCACTTATGTCTCCCACGAAAAACCAGTTGATGAGCCAGCAATGTCCCAAGACGTTAGTGATACTGAGGCCTTCAATGTGTTCGAGTGTTCATCTCTCACAAAAATACTCACTAAATCAAACACCCGTGTGTCTGGGATATTATTAAACCCAGTTTCCAGTAGTTTAGATTCCAATGAATCGCCAGGAACATCCAGAGAGAATATTGGAGAACAGCGAATG ACCAGTTGTGGACCTTCTGCCAGAAATAAAGCAGGAGGATCCAGATGGTGA